A genomic segment from Nitrosopumilus sp. K4 encodes:
- the larB gene encoding nickel pincer cofactor biosynthesis protein LarB: MEINEILESLESGKITAKNAKKLLSLYSIEEIGDIAKIDINRKNRRGIPEVIFAENKELDEIKKIIKKTIDKTNSVVISRINKKDYQKVVSFVKKSKFKLKTGKKTSTVLLFKKPIKFKGGKVGIITAGTSDIGVAEEARLMCEAMNCKCITSFDVGVAGIQRVFPILKKMIEEEVDCIVVVAGMEAALPTLVASLVDIPVVGVPASVGYGYGEKGIGALASMLQSCALGLSVVNIDNGIGAGAMAANIANRASNKTKP, encoded by the coding sequence ATGGAAATTAATGAAATTCTTGAATCCCTAGAATCAGGAAAGATAACAGCTAAAAATGCAAAAAAACTATTATCACTTTATTCAATTGAAGAGATTGGAGATATTGCAAAAATCGACATTAACAGAAAAAACAGAAGAGGAATACCAGAGGTAATTTTTGCAGAAAATAAGGAATTAGACGAAATAAAAAAGATCATAAAGAAAACAATAGACAAAACAAATTCAGTTGTCATATCCAGGATTAACAAAAAAGATTATCAAAAAGTAGTATCATTTGTAAAAAAATCAAAATTCAAGTTAAAGACAGGAAAAAAGACATCAACGGTGTTGTTGTTCAAAAAACCCATTAAATTCAAAGGCGGTAAAGTGGGAATAATTACGGCAGGAACCTCAGATATAGGCGTGGCAGAGGAAGCTCGCTTAATGTGCGAGGCAATGAATTGCAAATGCATTACAAGTTTTGATGTAGGAGTAGCAGGAATTCAAAGAGTCTTTCCAATTTTGAAAAAAATGATAGAAGAAGAAGTAGACTGCATCGTTGTAGTTGCAGGAATGGAAGCAGCTCTTCCTACTTTGGTTGCGTCTTTAGTAGATATCCCAGTGGTGGGCGTACCTGCATCAGTAGGATATGGGTATGGAGAAAAAGGAATTGGTGCTCTTGCATCAATGCTACAAAGTTGTGCATTGGGATTATCAGTTGTCAACATAGACAACGGTATAGGAGCTGGAGCAATGGCAGCAAACATTGCAAATAGAGCATCTAACAAAACTAAACCATAA
- a CDS encoding radical SAM protein encodes MSGKRIVLTADRSLMTNYRGNFLYGFIACGPYEVLPEWVFDKVFCPAVETDPITGEVKVAQVGLRRVESALLQGYNRDEVFVANPEMLEKSIGPDTKVVGINVMDPLGMAPVTTTMSPEKLSYVAMKFKKMCASIIQLKKKYDFHVVVGGNGAWELAKSDRMKIHGIDTVVVGEADELALDLFNDLEKGDAPELMHCFVKNIQNIPEIEGPTINSLIEAMRGCGRGCDFCDVNKRSKKDLPVDRLQREAKINLDYGFDSVWLHSDEMLLYGCDNRDFIPNRDAITDLWKSLKGLGANFIGTTHMTFSAVAADPVLMQQISKINKQDETGRWLATNLGIETVAPKMVKKHLGVKTRPFAPEEWGSVVREGAKILNENHWFPAATIIIGWPDETPDDVQYTIDMMSDFRQMNFRGLVAPLLYQDFSEKNSMHFGNLNEAQFTLFWKCWENNLRVINDIIPIILRNKTYGPPMKVFMYGILKAGTWAIMRYLRGLCKDLFNGRTPDEIIDKYARSRSVSAPKIQTKKL; translated from the coding sequence TTGTCGGGCAAACGTATTGTATTGACTGCAGATCGTAGTTTAATGACAAATTACAGAGGAAATTTTCTTTATGGATTTATTGCCTGTGGGCCATACGAGGTTCTTCCAGAATGGGTATTTGATAAAGTGTTTTGTCCTGCAGTAGAAACAGACCCAATTACAGGAGAAGTCAAAGTAGCCCAAGTTGGATTAAGAAGAGTAGAAAGTGCACTATTACAAGGATACAACCGAGATGAAGTATTTGTAGCAAATCCAGAAATGTTAGAAAAATCAATTGGTCCAGATACCAAAGTGGTTGGAATTAATGTTATGGATCCTCTAGGAATGGCCCCAGTTACAACTACAATGTCACCAGAAAAATTATCCTATGTTGCTATGAAATTTAAAAAAATGTGTGCAAGTATAATTCAGTTAAAGAAAAAATATGATTTTCATGTAGTAGTTGGTGGCAACGGGGCATGGGAGCTTGCAAAATCAGACAGAATGAAGATTCATGGAATTGACACAGTTGTTGTAGGCGAAGCAGATGAATTAGCTTTAGATTTGTTTAACGATTTAGAAAAAGGAGATGCCCCTGAATTAATGCATTGTTTTGTAAAAAACATACAAAACATCCCAGAGATTGAAGGACCTACAATTAATTCACTAATTGAGGCCATGAGAGGATGTGGTAGAGGATGTGACTTTTGCGATGTCAACAAAAGATCAAAGAAAGATTTACCAGTAGACAGGCTTCAAAGAGAAGCAAAAATTAACTTAGATTATGGATTCGATTCTGTTTGGTTGCACTCAGATGAGATGCTACTTTACGGATGCGATAACAGAGATTTCATACCAAACAGAGATGCAATTACAGACCTTTGGAAGAGCCTTAAAGGATTAGGAGCTAATTTTATTGGAACAACACATATGACATTTTCAGCAGTAGCAGCTGATCCAGTGTTAATGCAACAAATTTCAAAAATTAACAAACAAGATGAAACTGGAAGATGGCTTGCAACTAATTTAGGAATTGAAACTGTAGCACCAAAGATGGTCAAAAAACATTTGGGTGTAAAGACAAGACCATTTGCACCAGAAGAATGGGGCAGTGTTGTAAGAGAAGGTGCAAAAATTCTAAATGAAAATCATTGGTTCCCTGCAGCAACTATCATCATAGGTTGGCCAGATGAAACACCAGATGATGTTCAATATACGATTGATATGATGAGTGACTTTAGACAGATGAATTTTAGAGGTTTAGTTGCACCATTATTGTATCAAGACTTTAGTGAGAAAAACTCAATGCATTTTGGAAATCTCAATGAGGCACAGTTTACCCTCTTTTGGAAATGCTGGGAGAATAATCTCAGGGTAATCAACGATATCATCCCAATCATCCTGAGAAACAAAACATATGGTCCACCAATGAAAGTTTTCATGTATGGAATTTTGAAAGCAGGTACTTGGGCAATAATGAGATACTTGCGTGGATTATGCAAAGATCTTTTCAACGGCAGAACGCCCGATGAGATCATAGACAAGTATGCCAGAAGCAGATCAGTGTCTGCACCAAAAATTCAAACAAAGAAATTATAG
- a CDS encoding CFI-box-CTERM domain-containing protein: protein MKMRLTGFLALSLLAISIFSYGFSGMAFADSHNIPPISAKTELPSYENGDRVKLTGSIRDYDPDSGTALTFVIKSPDNNLVAVGQLTPKSDGTFSNSFVAGGPLWKINGDYIIELHYGPQDGEAKIVYTGGEFQAPPPQPEPTPKPTPEPKPTPEPEPEPEPTPEPEPEPEPEPVCGPGTELVNGMCQVIKTEEPEEKGGGCLIATAAFGSELAPQIQFLREVRDNTVMSTASGAAFMSGFNQLYYSFSPTIADMERENPMFQEAVRAFITPMISTLSIMTLADDGSEVEVLGLGLSVIALNLGMYIAAPALIGFKVHRHFKTRN from the coding sequence ATGAAAATGAGGCTCACGGGTTTTCTGGCATTATCTTTGTTAGCGATTTCTATATTCTCTTATGGATTTAGTGGAATGGCGTTTGCAGATTCTCATAACATTCCTCCAATTTCTGCTAAAACTGAACTTCCAAGCTATGAAAATGGTGATAGGGTCAAACTTACTGGAAGTATAAGAGATTATGATCCAGATTCTGGTACTGCATTAACATTTGTTATTAAATCACCCGACAACAACTTGGTTGCTGTTGGTCAATTAACTCCAAAATCTGACGGTACGTTTTCTAATTCGTTTGTAGCCGGTGGACCACTTTGGAAAATTAATGGTGATTATATCATTGAATTACATTATGGGCCTCAAGATGGTGAGGCAAAAATTGTTTATACTGGTGGAGAGTTTCAGGCACCTCCTCCTCAACCAGAACCAACCCCAAAACCAACACCTGAACCAAAACCAACACCTGAACCAGAACCAGAACCAGAACCAACACCTGAACCAGAACCAGAACCAGAACCAGAACCAGTTTGTGGCCCAGGAACCGAGTTAGTAAATGGAATGTGTCAAGTAATCAAGACTGAAGAACCAGAAGAAAAAGGTGGTGGGTGTTTGATTGCAACTGCAGCATTCGGTTCTGAATTGGCACCACAAATACAATTCCTAAGAGAAGTTAGGGATAACACGGTAATGAGTACTGCATCTGGTGCAGCATTCATGAGTGGATTCAACCAATTGTACTATTCATTTTCACCGACAATTGCTGATATGGAAAGAGAAAATCCAATGTTCCAAGAAGCAGTTAGAGCTTTCATCACTCCTATGATTTCAACCCTTTCAATAATGACTTTGGCAGATGATGGTTCTGAAGTTGAAGTACTTGGATTAGGATTATCTGTAATTGCATTGAACTTGGGAATGTATATTGCAGCACCTGCACTTATTGGATTCAAAGTACACAGACACTTTAAGACAAGAAACTAA
- a CDS encoding malate dehydrogenase yields MITIIGSGKVGGDAALFSALKRLDDQILLLDVVEGLPQGEAMDINHMLSEQGIDVEVKGSNDYADMKGSDVVVVVAGSGRKPGMTRMDLLKINATIVKSVVENIKKYANDSMIIPVTNPLDPMAYITYKVSGFDRSRVFGMGGMLDLSRFRQFIHEATGHSRDSIRALVIGEHGENMLPLPRFSSVSGIPLSSFLPKEKLDELVVNTKQVAAKVIELKGATVHAPGNAISAIIESVVRDRKQVIPVATYLDGEYGYSDVTIGVPAVIGKNGVEKIIELDLNDEEKKVFDTAVQSVKTAISGIEI; encoded by the coding sequence ATGATTACTATTATAGGCTCAGGAAAAGTAGGCGGAGATGCAGCATTATTTTCTGCATTAAAGAGATTAGATGATCAAATTTTGCTATTAGATGTTGTAGAAGGGCTTCCACAAGGAGAAGCAATGGATATCAACCACATGTTATCAGAGCAAGGAATAGATGTCGAAGTAAAAGGCTCAAATGATTATGCAGATATGAAGGGCTCAGACGTTGTTGTTGTTGTTGCAGGATCTGGAAGAAAACCAGGAATGACAAGAATGGACCTTTTGAAAATTAATGCAACAATTGTAAAAAGCGTGGTTGAAAATATCAAAAAATATGCAAACGATTCCATGATTATACCAGTAACAAACCCTCTAGACCCAATGGCCTACATTACCTACAAAGTATCAGGTTTTGATAGAAGCAGGGTTTTTGGAATGGGAGGAATGCTTGATTTATCAAGATTCAGACAATTTATTCATGAAGCAACAGGGCATTCTCGTGATTCAATCAGAGCACTTGTGATTGGAGAGCATGGAGAAAATATGCTTCCATTACCAAGATTTTCATCAGTATCAGGAATTCCATTATCATCATTTTTGCCTAAAGAAAAACTAGACGAACTTGTAGTAAATACAAAGCAGGTAGCAGCCAAAGTTATTGAATTGAAAGGTGCAACAGTTCATGCACCAGGAAATGCAATATCTGCAATAATTGAATCAGTAGTAAGGGACAGAAAGCAAGTCATCCCAGTTGCAACTTATCTTGACGGGGAGTATGGCTATTCAGATGTAACAATAGGAGTTCCAGCAGTAATTGGAAAGAACGGTGTTGAAAAAATCATAGAGCTGGATCTAAACGATGAAGAGAAAAAAGTGTTTGATACAGCAGTTCAAAGTGTAAAGACTGCAATATCAGGCATTGAAATCTAA